The following are encoded in a window of Mycobacterium decipiens genomic DNA:
- a CDS encoding type I polyketide synthase, with protein MPATLNFVSPNAALAPHQSTLRVLTEAVAWPVTDHPRTAAVSSFGISGTNAHLIVQQAPSSPAAFASGGDASVGMPPLLVWAISARSPRALCAQAQRLHEHLISHPDVDLTDVAYSLATTRSHHPYRAVITSHRGTENARDHLLEVLQALGADQPHPQLTSHHHLPHLAGKIVFVFPGQGAQYPGMVAQLYDNHHVFAAALDECDQALRPWTGWSVRDVVCQDPGAPRLDRADVVQPVLFAVMVSLAKTLGSYGIVPDMVIGHSQGEIAAAYVAGVFCLADAAKIVALRSAALARLSGAGAMASVLLPAHQLRSRLQRYGDALSIAAVNGPSHTIISGQPSAVEQFSAACDQDGIHTRRVAVDYASHSSQVEQLREHLLDELAGLTPNPAQMQLYSTVHSALSDQPLDTTVMNADYWYRNLREPVRLHDSVEHLLATGEHTFVELSPHPVLAPPIADTLARTSGRTQSAVITTLHRDHPDLDMLAGTIAQLHAHGHSPSWQSLYPHAQAVALPTYPFQHRSYWLAPTPTADIGLPGEEVLWNAIEDDAVDTVAKVLKISDAKDLTLEPVVHALRQWRKDLGVRSMINGLRYRVGWQTITPNTFPRTRQRLLVLAFPEQADDNAWIASLSAQYTDNLEVLAIDPSDFDKNSLTALLSDTVARTGCEGIVSFMALAQRPHPGLSGISTGLIATLRVGQAYGDSGLDVPLWVLTQGGVATSPDENSTVSPSQAAVWGLGQSICIEYPDRWGGLIDLPDIATARNVEHLHKILTCPQSEDQLAIRQHGISARRLYEAPLPLDRLDRATTWTTSGTALVTGATGRLGKHVARWLAEAGASHLILLSRHAAQSPQTAELEQQLDAIGVGATLVSVDVTDREALATVLADTRNQHGPIKTVVHAAATIGWHTISEITTEEFCQDYAKAVGADNLTELLDDEPPATFILFSSAAGVWGGAQQGAYAAANAHIDALASQLRANKHTTAISVAFGLWADHAGMPDEALNSFQRIGIKALSPETALAALQQSLETNDTLITIADVSWNQFLPAFTARRAHPLLTELASAHAPTTTNTTKNAHSEAFTARLTTQTADQQLRTLTDLVTRTTATVLAHPDPTTLDTDRPFKDLGIDSLSAVELRNTLARHTGLTLAPTLAFDHPTPATLARHLVSAFSLTTTPTTLVTAAAGVDEPVAVVGMACRFPGGVVSPASLWDVVSSKTDAVGRFPDDRGWDLGTLFDPNPDAVGKTYTCSGAFLAGAADFDAEFFGISQREAQAMDPQQRVFLELCWEALETAGIDPVGLAGSDTGVFAGAWSQPYGASNSHRAEGHTLTGVATSVVSGRVAYLLGLQGPAITVDTACSSSLVTTHLACQSLRNGESSLALAGGVTIMTTPAAFIEFARQRGLAVDGRCKAFAAAADGTGWGEGAAVVVLERLSHARRNHHPVLAVIAGSAINQDGASNGLTAPNGPAQQRVICQAAANAGISLEHVDVVEAHGTGTTLGDPIEAGAVIATYGAHHTREHPVWLGSIKSNLGHTQAAAGIAGLIKMIQSIIHGILPATLHVDRPSPHIDWSAGTVRVLTEAVAWPVTDHPRTAAVSSFGISGTNAHLIVQQAPSSPAAFASGGDASVGMPPLLVWAISARSPRALCAQAQRLHEHLISHPDVDLTDVAYSLATTRSHHPYRAVITSHRGTENARDHLLEVLQALGADQPHPQLTSHHHLPHLAGKIVFVFPGQGAQYPGMVAQLYDNHHVFAAALDECDQALRPWTGWSVRDVICQDPGAPRLDRADVVQPVLFAVMVSLAKTLGSYGIVPDMVIGHSQGEIAAAYVAGVFCLADAAKIVALRSAALARLSGAGAMASVLLPAHQLRSRLQRYGDALSIAAVNGPSHTIISGQPSAVEQFSAACDQDGIHTRRVAVDYASHSSQVEQLREHLLDELAGLTPNPAQMQLYSTVHSALSDQPLDTTVMNADYWYRNLREPVRLHDSVEHLLATGEHTFVELSPHPVLAPPIADTLARTSGRTQSAVITTLHRDHPDLDMLAGTIAQLHAHGHSPSWQSLYPHAQAVALPTYPFQHRSYWLAPTPTADIGLPGEEVLWNAIEDDAVDTVAKVLKISDAKDLTLEPVVHALRQWRKDLGVRSMINGLRYRVGWQTITPNTFPRTRQRLLVLAFPEQADDNAWIASLSAQYTDNLEVLAIDPSDFDKNSLTALLSDTVARTGCEDIVSFMALAQRPHPGLSGISTGLIATLRVGQAYGDSGLDVPLWVLTQGGVATSPDENSTVSPSQAAVWGLGQSICIEYPDRWGGLIDLPDIATARNVEHLHKILTCPQSEDQLAIRQHGISARRLYEAPLPLDRLDRATTWTTSGTALVTGATGRLGKHVARWLAEAGASHLILLSRHAAQSPQTAELEQQLDAIGVGATLVSVDVTDREALATVLADTRNQHGPIKTVVHAAATIGWHTISEITTEEFCQDYAKAVGADNLTELLDDEPPATFILFSSAAGVWGGAQQGAYAAANAHIDALASQLRANKHTTAISVAFGLWADHAGMPDEALNSFQRIGIKALSPETALAALQQSLETNDTLITIADVSWNQFLPAFTARRAHPLLTELASAHAPTTTNTTKNAHSEAFTARLTTQTADQQLRTLTDLVTRTTATVLAHPDPTTLDTDRPFKDLGIDSLSAVELRNTLARHTGLTLAPTLAFDHPTPATLAHYLGHRLGVADHPKSDDQQPGLARSDDERVRSTLKTIAVSDLRDAGLLEELLLLARSGTKQKRDRTDGDAEERPRQTDQIDLERIIDSSSPEELMAMVHRPDEGVV; from the coding sequence TTGCCTGCGACCCTAAATTTCGTTTCCCCGAACGCCGCCCTAGCGCCCCACCAGTCCACTCTGCGGGTGCTTACTGAAGCGGTGGCTTGGCCGGTGACGGATCATCCCCGTACCGCGGCGGTTTCGTCGTTTGGGATCAGTGGCACTAATGCTCATCTGATCGTGCAGCAAGCCCCTAGTTCACCTGCTGCATTCGCGTCGGGTGGTGATGCATCGGTGGGTATGCCACCGCTGTTGGTGTGGGCGATCTCAGCGCGCAGCCCACGGGCCCTTTGCGCCCAGGCCCAGCGGTTACATGAGCACCTGATCAGCCATCCCGATGTGGATTTGACCGACGTGGCCTACAGTTTGGCCACTACCCGCAGTCACCATCCTTACCGCGCGGTCATCACTAGTCACCGCGGCACCGAGAATGCCCGTGATCACTTGCTCGAGGTCCTGCAGGCGCTGGGGGCCGATCAACCCCACCCACAGCTGACCAGCCACCACCATCTACCCCACCTCGCGGGCAAAATCGTGTTCGTTTTTCCAGGCCAGGGCGCGCAATACCCCGGCATGGTCGCACAGCTTTACGACAACCATCACGTGTTTGCTGCGGCCCTAGACGAGTGCGATCAGGCGCTGCGGCCTTGGACAGGCTGGTCGGTGCGTGATGTTGTTTGTCAGGATCCGGGTGCGCCACGGCTAGACCGCGCCGACGTGGTCCAACCGGTGTTATTTGCGGTGATGGTCTCGTTGGCCAAAACACTAGGCAGCTACGGGATCGTGCCCGATATGGTGATCGGGCATTCCCAGGGAGAAATCGCTGCCGCCTATGTCGCTGGGGTGTTTTGTCTGGCCGATGCCGCCAAAATTGTGGCGCTGCGCAGTGCGGCGCTGGCGCGGTTGTCAGGTGCTGGCGCAATGGCTTCGGTGTTGCTGCCCGCCCATCAACTGCGCTCACGATTGCAGCGTTACGGTGATGCGTTGAGCATCGCCGCGGTCAATGGCCCCTCACACACCATCATCAGCGGCCAGCCATCCGCGGTGGAACAATTCAGCGCCGCCTGTGATCAGGACGGTATCCATACCCGGCGTGTGGCTGTCGATTACGCCTCGCACTCCAGCCAGGTTGAGCAGCTGCGTGAACACCTCCTGGACGAACTGGCCGGCTTGACCCCCAACCCGGCGCAGATGCAGCTGTATTCCACGGTGCACAGCGCACTATCGGATCAGCCGCTGGACACCACCGTGATGAACGCCGACTACTGGTACCGCAACCTGCGTGAGCCGGTCAGACTCCATGACAGTGTCGAGCATCTGCTGGCTACCGGTGAGCACACTTTTGTGGAGCTATCCCCGCACCCGGTGCTAGCCCCACCAATCGCCGACACGTTGGCTCGCACTTCTGGTCGGACCCAGTCGGCGGTGATCACCACCTTGCACCGCGACCATCCCGACCTAGACATGCTGGCCGGCACAATCGCCCAGCTGCACGCCCATGGCCATAGCCCCTCCTGGCAAAGTCTGTATCCCCACGCGCAAGCCGTCGCTTTGCCCACCTACCCCTTCCAACACCGTTCCTATTGGCTGGCCCCCACCCCAACCGCTGATATCGGCCTCCCCGGGGAAGAGGTGTTGTGGAACGCCATCGAAGACGATGCGGTCGACACCGTGGCGAAGGTGTTAAAGATCAGCGACGCCAAAGACCTAACACTAGAACCGGTCGTGCACGCCCTGCGGCAATGGCGTAAAGACCTCGGAGTTCGCTCGATGATTAACGGATTGCGTTATCGAGTCGGCTGGCAAACTATCACCCCGAATACCTTTCCACGGACCCGCCAACGATTGCTCGTTTTAGCATTTCCTGAACAGGCCGACGACAATGCCTGGATCGCCAGTTTGTCGGCACAATACACCGACAACCTAGAAGTGCTCGCTATCGATCCGAGCGACTTCGACAAAAACTCCCTGACGGCGCTTTTGTCTGACACAGTTGCACGCACCGGTTGTGAGGGCATCGTTTCGTTCATGGCACTAGCACAGCGACCCCACCCCGGTCTTTCAGGGATATCTACAGGCCTCATAGCGACCTTGCGCGTTGGGCAAGCCTATGGCGATTCCGGTCTTGACGTGCCGTTGTGGGTTCTCACCCAAGGCGGGGTTGCCACATCCCCAGACGAAAACAGTACTGTCAGTCCGAGCCAGGCCGCTGTGTGGGGGTTAGGGCAATCCATCTGTATTGAGTACCCCGACCGGTGGGGAGGGCTCATCGATCTTCCTGACATAGCGACTGCCCGCAATGTTGAGCATCTGCACAAGATACTGACCTGCCCGCAATCAGAAGATCAACTCGCAATACGCCAACACGGCATTAGTGCTCGACGCTTATACGAGGCGCCGTTGCCGCTAGATCGACTAGATCGTGCAACTACGTGGACAACATCGGGCACCGCTTTAGTCACCGGCGCCACCGGTCGATTAGGCAAGCACGTTGCTCGATGGCTAGCCGAAGCTGGGGCCAGCCACCTCATATTGTTGAGCCGCCACGCCGCCCAAAGCCCGCAAACTGCAGAACTCGAACAGCAACTCGACGCCATTGGCGTTGGAGCAACATTGGTATCGGTCGACGTGACCGATCGTGAAGCCCTAGCAACCGTTCTTGCCGACACCCGCAACCAACACGGCCCCATCAAAACGGTAGTTCATGCCGCAGCAACCATCGGATGGCACACCATATCTGAAATAACCACAGAAGAGTTCTGCCAGGACTACGCCAAAGCGGTGGGGGCCGACAACCTGACAGAACTGCTCGACGACGAACCGCCAGCGACATTCATCCTGTTCTCCTCGGCCGCAGGGGTCTGGGGCGGGGCCCAACAAGGCGCCTACGCAGCAGCCAACGCCCATATCGATGCACTCGCATCACAATTGCGAGCCAACAAGCACACGACAGCTATATCCGTGGCCTTCGGGCTTTGGGCAGACCACGCAGGAATGCCCGACGAAGCCCTCAACTCCTTCCAACGCATCGGAATCAAAGCCCTTTCCCCCGAAACCGCACTGGCCGCACTGCAGCAATCGCTTGAAACAAACGACACCCTCATTACGATCGCTGACGTCTCCTGGAACCAATTCCTACCCGCATTCACCGCCCGCCGCGCACACCCATTACTAACGGAATTGGCCTCGGCGCACGCACCAACAACCACCAACACCACAAAAAACGCCCACTCCGAGGCATTCACCGCGCGGCTAACCACCCAGACCGCTGATCAACAACTCCGCACCCTCACCGACCTAGTCACCAGAACCACCGCAACCGTTCTAGCCCACCCCGACCCAACCACCCTGGACACCGATCGCCCCTTCAAAGACCTAGGTATCGACTCCCTAAGCGCCGTCGAACTACGCAACACCCTAGCCCGACACACCGGCCTGACCCTGGCCCCCACCCTGGCCTTTGACCACCCCACCCCCGCCACCCTTGCCCGTCATCTAGTCAGTGCATTTAGCCTCACCACCACACCCACGACACTCGTTACCGCCGCGGCAGGTGTTGACGAGCCGGTGGCGGTGGTAGGTATGGCGTGCCGGTTTCCTGGTGGTGTTGTATCACCGGCGTCGTTATGGGATGTGGTTAGCAGCAAAACCGATGCGGTGGGTCGGTTTCCAGATGATCGTGGGTGGGATTTGGGCACATTGTTTGACCCTAATCCGGACGCTGTAGGCAAAACGTACACATGCTCTGGCGCGTTCCTGGCGGGGGCTGCCGACTTCGACGCGGAATTTTTCGGGATCTCCCAACGCGAGGCCCAAGCCATGGATCCTCAACAGCGGGTGTTTTTGGAGCTGTGCTGGGAGGCTTTGGAGACCGCTGGGATCGACCCGGTGGGGTTGGCTGGCTCGGATACCGGAGTGTTTGCCGGCGCATGGTCGCAGCCCTACGGAGCTAGCAACTCACACCGAGCCGAAGGCCACACGTTGACCGGTGTTGCCACCAGCGTGGTTTCAGGTCGGGTCGCTTATCTCCTGGGCTTACAGGGCCCAGCGATCACGGTGGATACCGCGTGTTCGTCATCCTTGGTGACCACTCATTTGGCGTGTCAGTCGTTACGAAACGGTGAATCCAGCCTTGCGTTGGCCGGAGGGGTCACCATTATGACCACGCCAGCTGCGTTTATCGAGTTCGCCCGCCAGCGCGGGTTGGCAGTCGATGGCCGGTGCAAAGCGTTCGCCGCGGCTGCCGATGGCACCGGATGGGGGGAAGGCGCGGCGGTGGTGGTGCTCGAGCGGCTTAGTCATGCTCGGCGCAACCATCATCCTGTATTGGCAGTCATTGCTGGCTCGGCGATTAATCAAGACGGCGCATCCAACGGGTTGACCGCTCCCAACGGGCCCGCCCAGCAGCGGGTTATCTGCCAAGCAGCAGCCAACGCAGGTATCAGTCTTGAGCACGTCGATGTGGTCGAGGCCCATGGTACCGGCACCACACTGGGGGATCCGATCGAAGCCGGTGCGGTGATCGCCACCTACGGCGCGCACCATACCCGTGAACATCCCGTGTGGCTGGGATCGATCAAGTCCAACCTGGGTCATACCCAAGCCGCGGCCGGGATTGCTGGGCTGATCAAAATGATTCAGTCCATCATCCATGGCATATTGCCTGCGACCTTGCATGTGGATCGGCCCAGCCCGCATATCGACTGGTCGGCTGGCACGGTTCGGGTGCTTACTGAAGCGGTGGCTTGGCCGGTGACGGATCATCCCCGTACCGCGGCGGTTTCGTCGTTTGGGATCAGTGGCACTAATGCTCATCTGATCGTGCAGCAAGCCCCTAGTTCACCTGCTGCATTCGCGTCGGGTGGTGATGCATCGGTGGGTATGCCACCGCTGTTGGTGTGGGCGATCTCAGCGCGCAGCCCACGGGCCCTTTGCGCCCAGGCCCAGCGGTTACATGAGCACCTGATCAGCCATCCCGATGTGGATTTGACCGACGTGGCCTACAGTTTGGCCACTACCCGCAGTCACCATCCTTACCGCGCGGTCATCACTAGTCACCGCGGCACCGAGAATGCCCGTGATCACTTGCTCGAGGTCCTGCAGGCGCTGGGGGCCGATCAACCCCACCCACAGCTGACCAGCCACCACCATCTACCCCACCTCGCGGGCAAAATCGTGTTCGTTTTTCCAGGCCAGGGCGCGCAATACCCCGGCATGGTCGCACAGCTTTACGACAACCATCACGTGTTTGCTGCGGCCCTAGACGAGTGCGATCAGGCGCTGCGGCCTTGGACAGGCTGGTCGGTGCGTGATGTTATTTGTCAGGATCCGGGTGCGCCACGGCTAGACCGCGCCGACGTGGTCCAACCGGTGTTATTTGCGGTGATGGTCTCGTTGGCCAAAACACTAGGCAGCTACGGGATCGTGCCCGATATGGTGATCGGGCATTCCCAGGGAGAAATCGCTGCCGCCTATGTCGCTGGGGTGTTTTGTCTGGCCGATGCCGCCAAAATTGTGGCGCTGCGCAGTGCGGCGCTGGCGCGGTTGTCAGGTGCTGGCGCAATGGCTTCGGTGTTGCTGCCCGCCCATCAACTGCGCTCACGATTGCAGCGTTACGGTGATGCGTTGAGCATCGCCGCGGTCAATGGCCCCTCACACACCATCATCAGCGGCCAGCCATCCGCGGTGGAACAATTCAGCGCCGCCTGTGATCAGGACGGTATCCATACCCGGCGTGTGGCTGTCGATTACGCCTCGCACTCCAGCCAGGTTGAGCAGCTGCGTGAACACCTCCTGGACGAACTGGCCGGCTTGACCCCCAACCCGGCGCAGATGCAGCTGTATTCCACGGTGCACAGCGCACTATCGGATCAGCCGCTGGACACCACCGTGATGAACGCCGACTACTGGTACCGCAACCTGCGTGAGCCGGTCAGACTCCATGACAGTGTCGAGCATCTGCTGGCTACCGGTGAGCACACTTTTGTGGAGCTATCCCCGCACCCGGTGCTAGCCCCACCAATCGCCGACACGTTGGCTCGCACTTCTGGTCGGACCCAGTCGGCGGTGATCACCACCTTGCACCGCGACCATCCCGACCTAGACATGCTGGCCGGCACAATCGCCCAGCTGCACGCCCATGGCCATAGCCCCTCCTGGCAAAGTCTGTATCCCCACGCGCAAGCCGTCGCTTTGCCCACCTACCCCTTCCAACACCGTTCCTATTGGCTGGCCCCCACCCCAACCGCTGATATCGGCCTCCCCGGGGAAGAGGTGTTGTGGAACGCCATCGAAGACGATGCGGTCGACACCGTGGCGAAGGTGTTAAAGATCAGCGACGCCAAAGACCTAACACTAGAACCGGTCGTGCACGCCCTGCGGCAATGGCGTAAAGACCTCGGAGTTCGCTCGATGATTAACGGATTGCGTTATCGAGTCGGCTGGCAAACTATCACCCCGAATACCTTTCCACGGACCCGCCAACGATTGCTCGTTTTAGCATTTCCTGAACAGGCCGACGACAATGCCTGGATCGCCAGTTTGTCGGCACAATACACCGACAACCTAGAAGTGCTCGCTATCGATCCGAGCGACTTCGACAAAAACTCCCTGACGGCGCTTTTGTCTGACACAGTTGCACGCACCGGTTGTGAGGACATCGTTTCGTTCATGGCACTAGCACAGCGACCCCACCCCGGTCTTTCAGGGATATCTACAGGCCTCATAGCGACCTTGCGCGTTGGGCAAGCCTATGGCGATTCCGGTCTTGACGTGCCGTTGTGGGTTCTCACCCAAGGCGGGGTTGCCACATCCCCAGACGAAAACAGTACTGTCAGTCCGAGCCAGGCCGCTGTGTGGGGGTTAGGGCAATCCATCTGTATTGAGTACCCCGACCGGTGGGGAGGGCTCATCGATCTTCCTGACATAGCGACTGCCCGCAATGTTGAGCATCTGCACAAGATACTGACCTGCCCGCAATCAGAAGATCAACTCGCAATACGCCAACACGGCATTAGTGCTCGACGCTTATACGAGGCGCCGTTGCCGCTAGATCGACTAGATCGTGCAACTACGTGGACAACATCGGGCACCGCTTTAGTCACCGGCGCCACCGGTCGATTAGGCAAGCACGTTGCTCGATGGCTAGCCGAAGCTGGGGCCAGCCACCTCATATTGTTGAGCCGCCACGCCGCCCAAAGCCCGCAAACTGCAGAACTCGAACAGCAACTCGACGCCATTGGCGTTGGAGCAACATTGGTATCGGTCGACGTGACCGATCGTGAAGCCCTAGCAACCGTTCTTGCCGACACCCGCAACCAACACGGCCCCATCAAAACGGTAGTTCATGCCGCAGCAACCATCGGATGGCACACCATATCTGAAATAACCACAGAAGAGTTCTGCCAGGACTACGCCAAAGCGGTGGGGGCCGACAACCTGACAGAACTGCTCGACGACGAACCGCCAGCGACATTCATCCTGTTCTCCTCGGCCGCAGGGGTCTGGGGCGGGGCCCAACAAGGCGCCTACGCAGCAGCCAACGCCCATATCGATGCACTCGCATCACAATTGCGAGCCAACAAGCACACGACAGCGATATCCGTGGCCTTCGGGCTTTGGGCAGACCACGCAGGAATGCCCGACGAAGCCCTCAACTCCTTCCAACGCATCGGAATCAAAGCCCTTTCCCCCGAAACCGCACTGGCCGCACTGCAGCAATCGCTTGAAACAAACGACACCCTCATTACGATCGCTGACGTCTCCTGGAACCAATTCCTACCCGCATTCACCGCCCGCCGCGCACACCCATTACTAACGGAATTGGCCTCGGCGCACGCACCAACAACCACCAACACCACAAAAAACGCCCACTCCGAGGCATTCACCGCACGGCTAACCACCCAGACCGCTGATCAACAACTCCGCACCCTCACCGACCTAGTCACCAGAACCACCGCAACCGTTCTAGCCCACCCCGACCCAACCACCCTGGACACCGATCGCCCCTTCAAAGACCTAGGTATCGACTCCCTAAGCGCCGTCGAACTACGCAACACCCTAGCCCGACACACCGGCCTGACCCTGGCCCCCACCCTGGCCTTTGACCACCCCACCCCCGCCACCCTTGCCCACTACTTGGGCCACCGACTCGGCGTCGCCGACCATCCCAAGTCTGATGATCAGCAACCAGGGCTTGCCAGATCTGACGACGAAAGGGTGCGATCCACCCTAAAAACGATCGCGGTCAGCGATCTTCGAGATGCAGGTCTGCTAGAGGAACTGTTGCTCTTGGCTCGTAGCGGAACGAAGCAAAAACGTGATCGAACAGATGGTGATGCCGAAGAAAGGCCCCGACAAACTGACCAAATAGACCTTGAACGCATTATCGATTCTTCGAGCCCCGAAGAGCTAATGGCAATGGTGCACAGACCCGATGAAGGGGTGGTTTGA
- a CDS encoding integrase catalytic domain-containing protein has product MGSGLSMSSRAEITAKFAEAYAKASKAEKGRILDQVVAVTGWSRDNARRRLRAAARPPGPGRQVAKRPRRQRKPKYSYDALKVLQKVWAASGGQCGGYLAASMALQLDALQRHGELVAGQDRYCPEVRAELLAMSSATIDRYLRPAKARDQITGKSVTKASPLLRSSVKIRKATDEVEASAGFFEGDTVAHCGPTLKGEFARTLNLTDVRIGWVFTRTVRNNAHTHILGALKTAVDEIPYEVTGLDFDNGTEFLNKAVIKWAGQMEIFFTRSRPYKKNDQATIESKNNHLVRRYGFYYRYDTDEERTVLNRLWKLVNDRLNYLTPTIKPIGYGSGRDGQHRRLYDQPMTPLDRPLAAGILSPAQQSELLAYRDSLNPAAIARQITDLQSVLLRLAKDKTEQLYLAAMPTALPEVRAGIRIQNKTAS; this is encoded by the coding sequence ATGGGAAGTGGGCTGTCGATGTCGTCTCGTGCCGAGATCACCGCGAAGTTCGCCGAGGCGTACGCGAAGGCCTCGAAGGCGGAGAAGGGGCGGATTCTGGATCAGGTGGTGGCGGTCACCGGCTGGTCGCGTGACAATGCCCGGCGCCGGTTGAGGGCCGCGGCCCGGCCGCCCGGGCCGGGCCGTCAGGTCGCCAAACGTCCTCGCCGGCAGCGCAAGCCGAAGTATTCCTACGACGCGTTGAAGGTGCTGCAGAAGGTCTGGGCGGCCTCGGGCGGGCAGTGCGGGGGGTACCTGGCCGCTTCGATGGCCCTTCAACTGGATGCTCTGCAACGCCACGGTGAGCTGGTGGCAGGCCAGGACCGCTACTGCCCCGAGGTGCGTGCCGAGCTGTTGGCGATGAGCAGCGCCACGATCGACCGCTACCTGCGTCCGGCCAAGGCTCGCGACCAGATCACCGGCAAATCGGTCACCAAGGCATCCCCGTTGCTGCGGTCCTCGGTGAAGATCCGTAAGGCAACCGATGAGGTCGAGGCGTCTGCGGGGTTCTTCGAAGGCGACACCGTCGCGCACTGCGGGCCGACCCTCAAAGGCGAGTTCGCCCGCACCCTCAATCTCACCGATGTCCGTATCGGCTGGGTCTTCACCCGCACCGTGCGCAACAACGCCCACACCCACATCCTCGGCGCGCTGAAGACGGCGGTAGATGAAATACCTTATGAGGTAACCGGTTTGGATTTCGATAACGGCACAGAGTTCCTTAATAAGGCCGTCATCAAGTGGGCCGGACAGATGGAGATCTTCTTCACCCGCTCCCGGCCGTACAAGAAGAACGACCAAGCCACCATCGAATCCAAGAACAACCACCTCGTCCGCCGCTACGGGTTCTACTACCGCTACGACACCGACGAGGAACGCACGGTGCTCAACCGACTCTGGAAGCTGGTCAACGACCGGCTCAACTACCTCACCCCGACCATCAAACCCATCGGCTACGGCTCGGGCCGCGACGGTCAACACCGCCGCCTCTACGACCAGCCCATGACCCCGCTGGATCGGCCGCTGGCAGCCGGGATTCTCTCGCCAGCCCAACAATCAGAGCTGCTGGCCTACCGGGACAGCCTCAACCCGGCCGCGATCGCCCGCCAAATCACCGACCTGCAAAGCGTCCTGCTCAGGCTCGCCAAGGACAAGACCGAACAGCTCTACCTCGCTGCCATGCCCACTGCCCTGCCCGAGGTCAGGGCCGGCATCCGCATCCAGAACAAGACCGCCAGCTGA